The Armatimonadota bacterium genomic sequence CCCAAAAAGGAGCAGCTGGACCTGAATCGCAACTTCCCCGCAAATTGGCGGCCAGAGGGCGAACAGTACGGCGCCGGGCCATATCCGACTTCGGAGCCGGAGATACGGGCGATGGTGCATTTTATCGTCAACCACCCCAACATCACCGGCGCGGTCTGTTTCCACACCTACAGCGGCGTGCTCCTGCGGCCGTTCAGCCATAAGGCCGACGAGGAGTTTCCGGCAGAAGACCTGTGGACATATCAGAAGATCGGCGACAAGGGCACTGAGATGACGGGCTACCCCAATATCTCGGTCTACCACGACTTTCGGTATCACCCGAAGCAGGTCATCACGGGCGTTTTTGACGACTGGATGTTCGAGCACTTAGGCGTTTTCGCCTGGACGGTGGAAATCTGGAGCCCCCAGCGCCAAGCGGGCATCGCCGAGTACAAGTACATCGACTGGTACCGCGAGCATCCCTTTGAAGACGACCTAAAAATGCTCAAATGGAGCGACGAGACGTTAGGCGGTCGGGGCTACATCGATTGGTACGAGTTCGACCATCCCCAACTGGGCAAGATCGAGCTGGGCGGGTGGGATCACATGGTGGCGTTCCGCAATCCGCCGGTCGAGTTCTTAGAGAAAGAGATCGCGCCTTTTTCCGACTGGCTGATCTGGCACTGCATGATCTCGCCTAAGTTAGAGATTTTGGAAACGAGCGTGGAGAGACTGGGCGAACTGGCTTGGAAATTGCGGGCGACCGTGCAAAACACCGGCTGGCTGCCGACCTACATCACCAAGCACGGCCTAAACGCCAAGATGACCCGCGGCGCAATGGCGGAGTTGGAACTGCCCGAGGGTTTGCAATTAGTCGTGGGCGAACGCAGGACCGACGTCGGGCAACTGGAGGGTCGAGCCTACAAGCCCGCCGCGCCGAGCGCATGGAACAGCGACCCGACCGACGACCGCGCCAAAATCGAATGGGTGGTGAGCGGCCATCCGGGACCAGTGAAACTGACGGCCAAGCATCAGCGCGCCGGACAAGCCGAGCACACGTTCGACCTCTCGTGATCGAGATCGCACTCTATCCAATTGGGATCGTCCGCTCCGAACGTACGAGCAAAGAGGACGCGGACTGGGGCGTCGGCGTCTCGACGATAGAACTGGACCCTGCGCTCTCCGAAGGTCTGGAGGGCCTGGAGCAATTCTCTCACGCCGTGATCGTTTTCTTTTTGCACGAAGGCGAGGTCTTTACGCCGCCTCGCATTAAGCGCCGGCCGCGAGAGCGCGAGGATATGCCGCTGTTGGGCGTGTTTGCGCAGCGCGGCAAAGTGCGTCCGAACCCGATCGGCGTTACGACGGCCAAGATCGTATCGGTCGAGCCTGGGAGATTGATCGTGTCGGGTTTGGACGCGATCGACGGCACCCCGGTGCTGGATATCAAGCCCTACTTTTCGGCTTTCGACCATGCGGACGACGCCGCAGCGCCCGAGTGGGTCGATCGCCTGATGGAAGGGTATTTCTAGAGTGTTCGAGCACTAAACAACGGGAGGGCGAGCGTCCCCGCGAGCCGAAAGACCGGGCCGGGCGGAAGGTTCCAGGGGGCCGGCGGGACGCCGGCGGTACTTTGACGGCGAGGCCAAAGATCCGGGAGGGCGAGCGTCCCCGCGAGCCGAAAGACGGGAACGCCGGCGGTACTTTTAACCCTCCACACCCGCCGTTCGGTGCGGAGGGTCTAGGCCCTCGGCTCGCGGTCTCTGGACCTCGTCCGTCTTCAGTCCCCTCCCCAAACGCGGAGTAGCCCACTTGACTTTTCAAGACGGTATCTCCACACGCGCCGTTTGGTGCGGCGGTATCTTAGCGCTCGCGCCACTTTGCGGCGTTCTTGATCATGGCTTTAGGCGGTTGTTCCACCAATCGATGTACTGCGTCAGGCGATGGATGCGCAGATCGGGCGGGCCGCTTCTCGATAGGCCGTGGCTCGATTCGACCGGATAGCGTACGTAGACGATTTCGACGCCCAATCGTTTCATGGCCGAATACCATTCGTCGGCTTGGCCGATCGGGCATCGCAGGTCGCCCTCGCTGTGCACCAGCAGGTGCGGAGTCTTCACGTTGGCGGCATAGGTCAGCGGCGAGCACTTTCGCAATGTCTCCGTCTCCGACCAGGCATTGCCCGGCCAATATCGGTCGGGAATCTGTGGAAAGTCGCTGCCGCCCGCCATGCTCACCAAGTTGGTTACGACTCGATCCGCGACCGCTGTCTTAAATCGATCGGTGTGGCCAACGATCCAGGTCGTCATATATCCGCCGTAGCTTCCTCCCGCCACGCCCATCCGGTCGGCATCGACGTAAGGCAGGTTGGAGACCCAATCGGTTACTTGCATCAGGTCGTTGTAATCGCGATTGCCCCAATCGCCTTTGATCGCCGAGACGAACGCCTCGCCGTAGCCTTTGCCGCCGCGAGGGTTGGTGTAGACCACCACAAAGCCTTGGGCCGCTGTCGATTGAAACTCGTGAAAGAAGCAGTTGCCGTACATGGCAGACGGGCCGCCATGTATCATCAGAATGGTCGGATACTTCCTGTTCGGGTCGAAATCGGGCGGGCGCATGATCCAGCCGTGCACCGCGACTCCGTCGTCGGCGACCACATGGAACGCCTCGGGGCGCGCCACGTTGACTTCGGACAGAAACGCGCCGTTCAGATCGGTTTGATAAATGGTGTCAAGGCTATTGCCGGCAGGCTTGGCGACCGCTATCTCGTGAGGGGAGACGCTTGTGCCTACTGCGAAGGCGACCGACCCGTTACTTGCGACTGAGAAGCCCGACACATCGTGATCTCCGGGCGTCAGGCAGACATGGCCGCCCTGCAAATCGGACCGATAGATGCGCACGCTGCCCATCTCGCTGAGCAGGAAGTAAACGCTGGCCGAATCGGCGCTCCAAACGACCTTGCTGCCGCCGCCGAACTCGCGCATGTCGGTCAGCGAGTTAACGCCGAGCGAGTTGTCGATCGAGTCGGTATGGCTCTTGGCTTCGCCCGTGCGAAGATTCAACGTCCAGAGTCGGACGTTGCGGATGCCCCAAGAGTCGTCCGGGTATTCGTGTCCGGCATAGGCCAGCGCTTCGCCGTTGGGAGACCAAGCCAAGCCGCCTTTTGGGCCATCCGGAGAGTCGATCTTGGTCGGCTCGCCGCCGTTTGGCGAGACCGTCCAAATGTCGTCAAAACCAGGGTCGGCATAGGGATCGGGCTTGCGATTGGAGATAAAGGCAATCTTCGAACCGTCGGGGCTCCAGGCCAAGTCGCCCTCTTCGTAAAGGTCGCCGTCGGTCAGTTGCTTCGTTTCTCCCGATGCCAGATCGATCACATAGAGATGAAACCGCTGATCGATAAAGTAGCCGTCGCCGTCCAAACGGTAGAAGGTCTTAGTAACCTTCATCGGCGGATTGGAGAGGCCCTTCTTCTTGCGCTCTTCCTTGGCCTCTTCGTTCCATTCGGCAGCCACTGAACGATAGGTAAAGGCGAGCTTGCTGCCATCCGGAGACCATGCGATCTCGGAGATCGCGCCTTCGGCCATCTTGGTTACGGGTTGCGCCTCGCCGCCGTCGGCTTTGATGATGTAGACCTGGCTGCCGGGCTTGTTGCGATTGGAGACAAAAGCAATTTGGCTGGAGTCGGGCGACCAGCGAGGCGACGAATCGCTCCAATCGCCGTTGGTGAAGGCAAAGGTCCGGCCTTCGCGAATCATGAATAGATTGGAGAAGTACTTGTTCTTCTCCGCGTCGATCCGCTTGTTGACAAAGACGACGGCGCTTCCGTCGGGCGCGATGTTGGGGTCGGACGCCAAACGAACTCGGTAAAGGTCTTCGATCGTAATGTTGCGCTTGCTCATTCTCGCTCCTCGTGTTCTGGCTTCATCTGTGGGAAGAATATGACGTCCTTGATCGACTTCGCGCCAGTCAGCAGCATTGCCATTCGGTCCATACCGATGCCCAACCCGCCGGTCGGCGGCATTCCGTGCTCCATAGCGAACAGAAAGTCGCTGTCCAAAGCCTGCGCCTCGTCGTCGCCTGCCGTCCGCAAGCAGGCCTGCGCTTCAAATCGTTCTCGCTGGTCGAGCGGGTCGTTCAGTTCGGAAAACGCGTTCGCCACCTCTAATCCGGCTACATAAGCCTCAAATCGCCGGGTGAAGCCCGGCTGCCCCGGGTCGCGCTTGGCCAGAGGAGAGGTCTCGAGCGGATAGCCGACGACAAACGTCGGTTGGATGAGGTTTGGCTCGACAAACTGCTCCAGCATCTTTTCGATGATCGCCCCGGCGGTGTCGCGCTTTTGGCTGTGAAGCCCGATCCGGTCCGCCGCGCGTCTGGCCGATTCCAGAGTCTGCAGCTCGGACGCTGGCACGCCTGCATACTCCTCGATCAGATCCGTCAGGCGCCGCCGCGGCCATGCAGGGCCAAAATCGATCGCACGGCCGTCAAATTCGATCTGGGTCGAACCGGTCAAACTCTGTGCGACGCCGCGGAAGAGCCGCTCGACCAGGTCCATAATATCCTCTAAGTCGGCATAGGCCTGGTAAAGTTCCAGCATCGTGAACTCGGGGTTGTGGCGCGTCGTAATCCCCTCGTTCCGAAAGACCCGACCAATTTCATAAACCTTATCGATACCGCCCACGATCAGTCGCTTCAGATAGAGTTCTAACGCGATTCGAAGGTGCAGATCGACGTCCATTTCGTTGTGATGGGTGGCAAAGGGTCTAGCGGCGGCGCCGCTCGCCACGGGCTGGAGGATGGGCGTTTCGACCTCGATAAAGCCCTCGTTGTCTAAAAAGCGCCTCACTTCGGAGATCATCCGGCAGCGCCCCATCAGCGCTTGGCGCGATTCGGGATTGGTCAGCAGGTCTAAGTAGCGGTGACGATAACGCTGCTGCACGTCGTGCAGTCCGGCAAAACGCTCATCTCCGCGCTCCTTAGCAAAGGGCACAGGGCGGATCGCCTTGCTCAGAATCGTGTATTCCTGAACGTGCACGGTGATCTCTTCGGTGCGAGTTCGAAAGACGAAACCCTTGACGCCAATGTAATCGCCCACATCGGAGAGCTTGAAAAGCTCGAACTTCTCCCCCAGTTCATCCGACTTCAGATAGATCTGAAGCTTCGATTCGCCATCGAACAAGTGTGCAAATGCGGCCTTGCCCATCAAACGCTCCCACATCAGCCGCCCGGCGACCTGTACCGTCTGACCTTCCAACTGATCGTAATTGGCCGCAATCTCGCCGAGAGCGTGGGATCGCTCGAAACGTTCTATCGCAAAAGGGTCGCACCCCTTTTCTCGCAAATCTTGAAGCTTCCTGAGCCTGGATCGAACTAGCTCGTTCTCGTCCTCAAGGCGCGTTAGCGGGGGATGGTCTCGCATGGGGCTTAGTTTACCTGGCAAAGCGAGTATCATAGGGGCAGGAGGAGACAGGCGATGAACATGAACGAAGCACAAATGCACATGCTGTTCAACCACTTGCCCGTCTTTGGAGTCCTATTCTGCACGCTCTTGCTGCTCTATGGACTGATTCGCAAGAGCGACGAGCTCAAGAAAACCGCATTGGGCGCGCTGGTCGTTGTGGCGCTCCTGACCATCCCTGCCTATCTGACGGGAGAACCGGCCGAGCACATCGTCGAGCATCAGGCGGGCGTCAGCGAGGCGGCCATCCACGATCATGAAGAGATGGCGGAATTAACTATCTGGCCTATGTTCGTATTGGGAGCGCTCTCCCTCTCCGGGCTGACGATCCTGCGCAAGAGGCAAGCGTTTCTCATGCCTTTGATTTTCGCAGGATGCCTCGTCATATCCGGCATGATGGCTTATACCGCTCATTTGGGCGGATTGGTCAATCACCCTGAACTAAGAGGCGAGGCGCAGACAGGCGAACATCGCGAGGATTAAATCTCTGGACGCTCTGCTCGCCCGCATCATCGAGACAAAACTCTCGGAGATCAGAGAGGCCAAAGCCGCCAAGCCTCTCTCGCTCCTATTGGAGCAGGCCGCGTCCCAATCGCCGCCGCTCAGCTTGGGCAAGGCGCTGCAGAATCGCATCGCGCCTCTGGGCCTAATCGCCGAAGTCAAGCGCGCATCGCCCAGCGCAGGCGAGATTAACGCCCGCGTCGATCCCGTCAAACAGGCCGAATCGTATCAAGAGCACGGCGCCAGCGCGATCAGCGTCCTGACCGATCGGGACTACTTTCGAGGCTCTTTGGACGATCTGATCGCGGTCAAACGGGCGGTCTCGATCCCCGTGCTTCGAAAGGAGTTTATTGTCGATCCCTTTCAGATAGCCGAGAGCCGTGCGGCGGGCGCCGACGCCATCTTGCTGATCGTAGCGGCCATGCGGGATCGAGATCAGATGGCGATGCTGATGCAAGAGGCCTCGCGCTTTGGGATGGATTGCTTGATAGAAGCGCACGATGAGGAAGAGTTGGCCTTTGCGCTGGACTGCAAAGCCACGATCATCGGAATCAACAACCGCAACCTTAAAACGTTCGAGGTCTCCTTGGATACAAGCAGACGCCTGTTGCCGTTGTTGCCCCCAGACACGATCAAGATTGCCGAGTCGGGGATCAAGTCGGTATTGGATGCCGTGGCGATGCGCGAGGCAGGCGCCGATGCAATCTTGGTCGGAGAAGCCCTGATGCGCGGCAACCCGTCCGAACTGATTCCCGCCCTGACGCTGATCGCATGACCTGGATCAAGATTTGCGGAGTTCAAGACTTGGAAACGGCGCTCTTTGCCCAAAGCGCCGGCGCGAACGCCATCGGCATCGTGCTCGATCCCGACAGTCCGCGCTCCATGTCGGGACGAGACCTGTCGTGGCTCGCCGAAATAAGCGCAGAAAGGGTGGCGGTCTATCGCCAGCCGCCGATTTCAATCGATTCATCTCTCTTTGACGCCCTCCAGTTCTATCCCGACCAGCCCCCGATCGATCTCCCGTCCGCGCCCCTCATTGTGGGACTTCGAACGCTCGATCCCGTTTGGGTCGAGCGCGCCGACCGCCTCATGTTCGACTCGACCGATCCGGGTTCGGGCATTTTGTCCGATTGGGAGGCCGCTCGCCATTTTGTCGCCCAATCGCCCAAGCCGGTGATTCTTGCCGGCGGGTTAAACTCGGAAAACGTGGAGGAAGCGATTAGGGCGGTTAGACCGTTCGGCGTGGATGTCAGCTCCGGCGTCGAGATTTCGCGCGGAGTCAAAGACCTTCGACTTATCGAGTCGTTCATATCGGCCGCGCAAAAGGGATATAATCAAGCGCCATGAGCAAGACGATCTCTTTACAAACCCTGCAGCAGTGGTTGAGCGAGGGCAAACCGGTCGATGTGATCGATGCCCGCACCGCCGACGATTTTGACGAATGGAGCATTCCGGGCAGCCGCCACGCAGACCTCTTTTACGAGATGAAAGACGGCCGCTTTGACGGCTTCCTAAAGATTGGCATTCCCGCCGACAAGCCGAGCGTGCTGGTCTGCTATGCGGGTCGAACCAGCAGCGATGCGGCCAACTTTCTATGCCAGTGCGGATTCGACGCCTATTCGTTGGAAGGCGGGATGCAGGCTTGGAGCCTGGCGTGGAACAAGGCGGAACTCAAGACGCCCAGCGCCCAAATCGTCCAGATCCGCCGAACCGGAAAAGGTTGCATGAGCTACTTGGTCGTCTCGCAAGGCGAGGCGCTTGTCATCGACCCGGCAATCGGCGTAGAGGATACGCTTTCGTTGCTCGAATCGTACGGCGCTCGCCTCATCGGCATTGCGGATACCCATGTTCATGCCGACCATCTGACCCGCGCCAGACAGTTGAGCGCAAAGACGGGCGCGCCGTTCTATCTCCCTGAAAACAATCGCGTCTCGTTCGAATATACGCCGTTGCCCAAAACGATCAAGGTCGGCGCGACGCACCTTAGCATTCTAAAGACTCCCGGACATACTTGGGAAAGCGTCTGCCTATTGATCGACGGCGAGGCGCTCTTTACCGGCGATACGCTGTTTGTCGATAGCATTGGGCGGCCCGATCTTGCAACCAAGACCGGCGAGAGCGAAGAGCGCGCGAAAGCCCTCTATGCATCCCTGCAGATGCTCAAGGCGCTCCCGGGCGATCCTTGGGTGTTGCCCGCTCACACGGACCATCCCGCGCCGTTCGACGGCCGCCCGATCGCTAAGCGTCTTACAGAAGTTGTCGCAGACGTCTCCTTTCTGAAGATGTCCGAGCCGGAATTCCTCGATACCATCCTCTCGCGCATACCCGCAACCCCTCCGAACCACTTAGAGATCGTGCGGTTGAACGAAGCGGGCGAGTTTCCGTTGGGGGATCCGACCGATTTGGAAGCGGGCGCCAATCGATGCGCGGTCAAATAGATGGAACAACCTCCTTGCGCCAAATTGCGGTCTAAACACGACTACTTCGTTAAAGAGGATCGGTCGGACTATCCGCCAATGCCTCGCATCTACTGGTGTTTGGAGACCATGACCGCGTTCGGCCCGGACGACGATGACGCCAATCCCGATCGATGCGCGCCCGGCCGCGACTGTTATTGCTCTCCCAAGGAACCTCAATAGCCCGCGCCTTTACCGGTTAGCCATAGCCCCTTTGCCGCCGACAATTCAACTGTTCGGAGGTGAGGGATGGAAGAGTTTGATTGGAAGAAATTAGTCGGAATGGACGCCAGCCAAGAGGCCGACGCACCCTATGCGCCGCCAAAGCTCACTGAGTCTACGACCGAAACGGGCGAAGAACTCCCGCTGAACGAAGTCGATTTAGACGATCTGTTGCGCCAAACCGTGGAGAAAGGCGCATCCGACCTGCACCTTTCGGTCGCACTCCCGCCGATGATTCGGCTCAACGGCTCGCTGGCTCCTCTGAACTACGAGAAAGCGAAGCCCGAGCACATTCGCCGGATGGTCTACGATGTGCTGACCGACTCCCAAATCGAGCAGTTCGAGCGCAGTCACGAATTGGACTTTGCCTACTCGGTCGCTGGCACGGCTCGCTTTCGATTCAACGTCTATATGCAGCGCGGCTCGGTCGGCGCCGCCATGCGCGTCATCCCCAGCAAGATTCCGGCCATCGAGGACCTTCGTCTGCCCAAAGTCGTCTTTGACGTTGTCCGCCGCCACAGCGGATTGGTGCTGGTAACGGGGCCGACAGGCTCGGGAAAGAGCACTTCTCTGGCCTGCATGATCGATCTCGTCAATCAGAGCCGAGCCTGCCACATCCTGACCATCGAGGATCCGATCGAATACCTTCACCCGCACAAAAAGGCGATGGTCAACCAGCGCGAACTGCACGCCGACACCGATACGTTTAACAATGCGCTGCGAGCGGTCCTGCGAGAAGACCCCGATGTCATCCTGATCGGCGAGATGCGCGATCTAGAGACGATCCAAGCCGCGCTGACCTTGGCCGAAACAGGGCACTTGGTCTTTGCCACCCTTCACACCCGAAACGCCCCGCAGACCATCGACCGAATCATCGACGTTTTTCCGCCTCACCAGCAAGAGCAGATCCGAGTGCTGCTGGCCAACACGCTCGAGGCGGTCTTCGCGCAACAGCTCATCCCGATGTTGGGCGGAGGTCGAATGGCCGCGATCGAAGTTATGGTCGCCACGCCGGCCATCCGAAACTTGGTGCGCGAAGGCAAGACCCATCAAATCTACTCGGTTATGGAAACGAGTTCGGCCCTGGGCATGCAGACGATGGACAGAACCCTGGCCGATATGCACCACAACGGATACATCAGCGAAGAGGAAGCCTTAATGCGAGCGATCGATAAGGAAAACTTCTCACGCTTGACGAGGGCCGCTTAAAGAAGGCGATTCGGACGCCGAATCCCGGCAGAAGATCGCCGCCAAGAGCGCCAATAATCCCGTTGGCGAGTTAGGATGACCCGCCAACGGATACCCAAAGAACGCCGCAAAGGAAGCGGCGGGAGGGAGCAAGGATGCCACAATTCGCATATGAAGCGGTAGACGCCGCCGGTCGAACCGTGCGCGGTTCGCTGGAAGCCGACACCGAACAACTATTGTTGTCGAAGCTTCACGAGCAACACCTGCACGTGGTGCGCGTCAGCCTGCAGCGCGGCCGCGGCCTCGCGCTGGGACGCCTCAAGCGCGCGGGCAAGCCGAAACTAGCGGCGCTCGTCGTCTTCTCCCGACAGTTTGCGGTCATGGTCGATGCCGGAATACCCATCCTGCGGTGCCTCGACATCCTGCACGGCCAATCGAAGGACGTTTTCCTAAAGGAAGCCATCGATACGGTCCGCCGCGATGTCAAATCGGGCATGACGCTGAACGAGGCGATGGCCAAACACCCCAACTCCTTTAGCAAACTTTACGTCAACATGATTCGCGCCGCCGAACTGGGCGGTATCTTG encodes the following:
- a CDS encoding type IV pilus twitching motility protein PilT, translated to MDASQEADAPYAPPKLTESTTETGEELPLNEVDLDDLLRQTVEKGASDLHLSVALPPMIRLNGSLAPLNYEKAKPEHIRRMVYDVLTDSQIEQFERSHELDFAYSVAGTARFRFNVYMQRGSVGAAMRVIPSKIPAIEDLRLPKVVFDVVRRHSGLVLVTGPTGSGKSTSLACMIDLVNQSRACHILTIEDPIEYLHPHKKAMVNQRELHADTDTFNNALRAVLREDPDVILIGEMRDLETIQAALTLAETGHLVFATLHTRNAPQTIDRIIDVFPPHQQEQIRVLLANTLEAVFAQQLIPMLGGGRMAAIEVMVATPAIRNLVREGKTHQIYSVMETSSALGMQTMDRTLADMHHNGYISEEEALMRAIDKENFSRLTRAA
- the trpC gene encoding indole-3-glycerol phosphate synthase TrpC, which gives rise to MDALLARIIETKLSEIREAKAAKPLSLLLEQAASQSPPLSLGKALQNRIAPLGLIAEVKRASPSAGEINARVDPVKQAESYQEHGASAISVLTDRDYFRGSLDDLIAVKRAVSIPVLRKEFIVDPFQIAESRAAGADAILLIVAAMRDRDQMAMLMQEASRFGMDCLIEAHDEEELAFALDCKATIIGINNRNLKTFEVSLDTSRRLLPLLPPDTIKIAESGIKSVLDAVAMREAGADAILVGEALMRGNPSELIPALTLIA
- a CDS encoding phosphoribosylanthranilate isomerase, translated to MTWIKICGVQDLETALFAQSAGANAIGIVLDPDSPRSMSGRDLSWLAEISAERVAVYRQPPISIDSSLFDALQFYPDQPPIDLPSAPLIVGLRTLDPVWVERADRLMFDSTDPGSGILSDWEAARHFVAQSPKPVILAGGLNSENVEEAIRAVRPFGVDVSSGVEISRGVKDLRLIESFISAAQKGYNQAP
- the lysS gene encoding lysine--tRNA ligase, which translates into the protein MRDHPPLTRLEDENELVRSRLRKLQDLREKGCDPFAIERFERSHALGEIAANYDQLEGQTVQVAGRLMWERLMGKAAFAHLFDGESKLQIYLKSDELGEKFELFKLSDVGDYIGVKGFVFRTRTEEITVHVQEYTILSKAIRPVPFAKERGDERFAGLHDVQQRYRHRYLDLLTNPESRQALMGRCRMISEVRRFLDNEGFIEVETPILQPVASGAAARPFATHHNEMDVDLHLRIALELYLKRLIVGGIDKVYEIGRVFRNEGITTRHNPEFTMLELYQAYADLEDIMDLVERLFRGVAQSLTGSTQIEFDGRAIDFGPAWPRRRLTDLIEEYAGVPASELQTLESARRAADRIGLHSQKRDTAGAIIEKMLEQFVEPNLIQPTFVVGYPLETSPLAKRDPGQPGFTRRFEAYVAGLEVANAFSELNDPLDQRERFEAQACLRTAGDDEAQALDSDFLFAMEHGMPPTGGLGIGMDRMAMLLTGAKSIKDVIFFPQMKPEHEERE
- the tsaA gene encoding tRNA (N6-threonylcarbamoyladenosine(37)-N6)-methyltransferase TrmO; amino-acid sequence: MEIALYPIGIVRSERTSKEDADWGVGVSTIELDPALSEGLEGLEQFSHAVIVFFLHEGEVFTPPRIKRRPREREDMPLLGVFAQRGKVRPNPIGVTTAKIVSVEPGRLIVSGLDAIDGTPVLDIKPYFSAFDHADDAAAPEWVDRLMEGYF
- a CDS encoding MBL fold metallo-hydrolase, with the translated sequence MSKTISLQTLQQWLSEGKPVDVIDARTADDFDEWSIPGSRHADLFYEMKDGRFDGFLKIGIPADKPSVLVCYAGRTSSDAANFLCQCGFDAYSLEGGMQAWSLAWNKAELKTPSAQIVQIRRTGKGCMSYLVVSQGEALVIDPAIGVEDTLSLLESYGARLIGIADTHVHADHLTRARQLSAKTGAPFYLPENNRVSFEYTPLPKTIKVGATHLSILKTPGHTWESVCLLIDGEALFTGDTLFVDSIGRPDLATKTGESEERAKALYASLQMLKALPGDPWVLPAHTDHPAPFDGRPIAKRLTEVVADVSFLKMSEPEFLDTILSRIPATPPNHLEIVRLNEAGEFPLGDPTDLEAGANRCAVK
- a CDS encoding S9 family peptidase is translated as MSKRNITIEDLYRVRLASDPNIAPDGSAVVFVNKRIDAEKNKYFSNLFMIREGRTFAFTNGDWSDSSPRWSPDSSQIAFVSNRNKPGSQVYIIKADGGEAQPVTKMAEGAISEIAWSPDGSKLAFTYRSVAAEWNEEAKEERKKKGLSNPPMKVTKTFYRLDGDGYFIDQRFHLYVIDLASGETKQLTDGDLYEEGDLAWSPDGSKIAFISNRKPDPYADPGFDDIWTVSPNGGEPTKIDSPDGPKGGLAWSPNGEALAYAGHEYPDDSWGIRNVRLWTLNLRTGEAKSHTDSIDNSLGVNSLTDMREFGGGSKVVWSADSASVYFLLSEMGSVRIYRSDLQGGHVCLTPGDHDVSGFSVASNGSVAFAVGTSVSPHEIAVAKPAGNSLDTIYQTDLNGAFLSEVNVARPEAFHVVADDGVAVHGWIMRPPDFDPNRKYPTILMIHGGPSAMYGNCFFHEFQSTAAQGFVVVYTNPRGGKGYGEAFVSAIKGDWGNRDYNDLMQVTDWVSNLPYVDADRMGVAGGSYGGYMTTWIVGHTDRFKTAVADRVVTNLVSMAGGSDFPQIPDRYWPGNAWSETETLRKCSPLTYAANVKTPHLLVHSEGDLRCPIGQADEWYSAMKRLGVEIVYVRYPVESSHGLSRSGPPDLRIHRLTQYIDWWNNRLKP
- a CDS encoding carboxypeptidase, which gives rise to MPNLRFDRYYRYDDLTAILRSFAEEFPNLVRMESIGKSFEGRDIFVMKVTDYSTGSDETKPAFWADGNIHATEVSPSSACLHLLHTLTSRFQKDDRVTECLRTRAFYICPRVNPDGAEWALADKPKIIRSSTRPYPFDEEPIGGLKVEDVDGDGRMLSMRIPDPNGSWKISPDEPRLMARRQPDEYGGTYYRILPEGIVEDYDGVTLSIQPKKEQLDLNRNFPANWRPEGEQYGAGPYPTSEPEIRAMVHFIVNHPNITGAVCFHTYSGVLLRPFSHKADEEFPAEDLWTYQKIGDKGTEMTGYPNISVYHDFRYHPKQVITGVFDDWMFEHLGVFAWTVEIWSPQRQAGIAEYKYIDWYREHPFEDDLKMLKWSDETLGGRGYIDWYEFDHPQLGKIELGGWDHMVAFRNPPVEFLEKEIAPFSDWLIWHCMISPKLEILETSVERLGELAWKLRATVQNTGWLPTYITKHGLNAKMTRGAMAELELPEGLQLVVGERRTDVGQLEGRAYKPAAPSAWNSDPTDDRAKIEWVVSGHPGPVKLTAKHQRAGQAEHTFDLS